The Antarcticibacterium sp. 1MA-6-2 genome has a window encoding:
- a CDS encoding TonB-dependent receptor, giving the protein MNGLVLLVVLSIENRSGTGKDWRAAQKYNDDLQPSHSDVSSFVIDSEFQYRNYEFNGRFNADFDITEDIGIDAIVGATTRTTSLRQSSIRADNLSIEGFYDVSNGTGVPTIDVDETERRLYGAYGEIVAQYKNFFSVSASGRYDATSTLPEAERAYFYPAYGASLILSDAIEGLRNNNWLNYFKIYGNNSTVYNDLAPYEVNETYSQSTGFPFGGLNGFFLSGTAVDSDIKKEKINTTEFGTNLAFFSNRITLDAAYFKTFSTDLITFTTPSVASASTEYLTNIGELEGDGFEVSLGAKLIRTEDFSWDVNVNYTTNKVVVNDIAEGVDEVTVWSSGTGQVGIYAIVGEEFPSIKASSYVRDPQGRVVVDEVSGNPEIGDLKLLGKTTPDYIVGLNSQIQYKGFSLSGTLDYRTGHVYYEQGSDVMEFTGRSMESVSANRQDFVWPNSVINTGTDESPVYVENTNIPITNGRMEFWKDHFPEIKENYIKDATALKIREVALNYSLPKEFLGETLTALRVGVVGRNLLTWLPAENRFSDPEFNNANTAQNGNAIGVGGYFQSPPTRSVGVSVNVEF; this is encoded by the coding sequence ATGAATGGCTTAGTTTTACTGGTAGTGCTTAGTATAGAAAACCGTTCAGGAACTGGAAAAGACTGGAGAGCTGCCCAAAAATATAATGACGATTTACAGCCATCTCACTCCGACGTCTCATCTTTTGTAATTGATTCTGAATTTCAATATAGAAATTATGAATTTAACGGAAGATTTAATGCAGACTTTGATATTACAGAAGACATAGGAATTGACGCAATTGTGGGTGCAACGACAAGAACTACTTCTTTAAGACAAAGTTCAATAAGGGCTGACAATTTAAGTATTGAAGGTTTTTATGATGTGTCTAACGGAACGGGAGTACCCACTATTGATGTTGATGAAACTGAAAGAAGATTGTACGGTGCTTACGGGGAAATAGTAGCTCAGTATAAAAACTTCTTCAGTGTTTCTGCATCAGGAAGATATGATGCAACTTCAACTCTTCCTGAAGCAGAAAGAGCTTATTTCTATCCTGCTTATGGTGCTTCTTTAATTTTGAGTGATGCAATTGAAGGTTTAAGAAACAACAACTGGTTGAATTATTTCAAAATATATGGTAATAATTCTACTGTATATAATGACTTAGCTCCATATGAGGTTAATGAGACTTATTCGCAATCCACCGGATTCCCTTTTGGTGGTCTAAATGGTTTCTTCTTAAGCGGTACCGCTGTTGATTCAGACATTAAAAAGGAAAAGATCAACACAACAGAATTTGGTACAAATCTTGCTTTCTTCAGCAATAGAATAACTTTAGATGCTGCTTATTTTAAAACCTTTTCTACAGACCTTATTACTTTTACTACCCCTTCAGTTGCTTCTGCATCTACGGAGTATTTGACAAATATTGGGGAATTAGAAGGAGATGGTTTTGAGGTGAGTTTAGGAGCAAAGCTTATAAGAACAGAAGATTTTAGTTGGGATGTTAATGTGAACTATACCACTAATAAAGTAGTAGTTAACGACATAGCTGAAGGTGTTGATGAAGTTACGGTTTGGAGTAGCGGTACTGGACAGGTCGGTATTTATGCTATTGTAGGTGAGGAATTTCCTAGCATTAAAGCTTCTTCTTATGTAAGAGATCCCCAGGGAAGAGTAGTTGTGGATGAAGTAAGTGGTAATCCTGAAATTGGAGACCTAAAACTATTGGGTAAAACAACTCCTGACTACATTGTGGGTCTTAACTCTCAGATCCAATATAAAGGTTTCTCCTTATCAGGAACTTTAGACTATAGAACAGGTCATGTATATTACGAACAAGGTTCAGACGTTATGGAGTTTACAGGCCGTTCAATGGAATCTGTATCTGCTAACAGACAGGATTTTGTTTGGCCAAATTCTGTGATTAATACGGGTACAGATGAGAGCCCGGTATACGTAGAAAACACAAACATTCCTATTACAAATGGTAGGATGGAGTTTTGGAAAGATCATTTTCCCGAAATTAAAGAAAATTATATAAAGGATGCTACGGCTCTTAAAATCAGAGAAGTTGCTCTAAATTATTCTTTACCTAAAGAATTTTTAGGAGAGACTTTGACTGCTTTAAGAGTAGGTGTAGTAGGAAGAAATCTCTTAACCTGGTTACCAGCAGAAAATAGATTTTCTGATCCTGAATTTAACAACGCTAATACTGCTCAAAATGGTAATGCTATCGGTGTCGGGGGATATTTTCAATCTCCTCCAACCCGCTCTGTTGGGGTTAGCGTTAATGTAGAATTCTAA
- the rpsG gene encoding 30S ribosomal protein S7: MRKRQAKKRPILPDPKFNDQLVTRFVNMMMWDGKKSVSFKVFYDAIAIVEEKKQNDEKTALEIWKDALSNVMPHVEVRSRRVGGATFQIPMQIRPDRKVSTAMKWLISYSRKRNEKSMAQRLAGEVLAAAKEEGAAVKKRVDTHKMAEANKAFSHFRF; the protein is encoded by the coding sequence ATGAGAAAAAGACAGGCAAAAAAGAGGCCTATTTTACCAGATCCAAAATTTAATGATCAGTTAGTGACTCGTTTCGTTAACATGATGATGTGGGACGGTAAAAAATCTGTTTCTTTTAAAGTATTTTATGATGCAATTGCGATCGTAGAGGAAAAGAAACAAAATGACGAAAAGACTGCTTTAGAAATATGGAAAGATGCACTTTCTAATGTGATGCCACACGTTGAAGTAAGAAGTAGACGAGTAGGTGGAGCTACTTTCCAAATTCCAATGCAAATTAGACCAGACCGTAAGGTTTCAACTGCAATGAAGTGGTTGATCTCTTATTCAAGAAAACGCAACGAGAAATCAATGGCACAGAGACTTGCCGGAGAGGTTCTTGCGGCGGCTAAAGAAGAAGGTGCTGCTGTGAAAAAGAGAGTTGATACTCATAAGATGGCTGAAGCTAACAAAGCATTCTCTCACTTTAGATTCTAG
- a CDS encoding rhomboid family intramembrane serine protease, with the protein MEKKDEYLVFTPGVLAYPLLFILLIWIVFWFEIRFGFDFNYLGVRPGEIIGLRGILFSPFIHSDIKHLFNNTIPLFVLSMSLFYFYKDVRWKVLLYGILLTGLLTWVIGRPANHIGASGVIYLLASFLFFKGIFSKYYRLIALSLIVVFMYGGMVWFVVPVDPGISWEGHLSGLAVGLLFAVIFKQKILKRPKFEWETPEYKEEEDEFMRQFDEKGNFIESREEDVEIEKEGLEQKQKVTYKYFYRSSGEDDGS; encoded by the coding sequence ATGGAAAAAAAGGATGAATATTTAGTTTTTACTCCGGGAGTTCTGGCTTATCCATTATTGTTCATTTTGCTTATATGGATCGTATTCTGGTTTGAGATCAGGTTCGGTTTTGATTTTAATTATTTAGGTGTAAGACCTGGGGAAATTATAGGTTTAAGAGGAATTCTTTTTTCTCCCTTTATCCATTCAGATATTAAACATCTATTTAATAATACTATTCCTTTGTTCGTTTTATCTATGTCTCTTTTCTATTTCTATAAAGACGTGAGGTGGAAAGTTCTTTTGTATGGTATATTACTTACAGGGCTGTTAACCTGGGTTATTGGTAGGCCTGCAAATCACATAGGTGCCAGTGGTGTAATTTACCTATTGGCTTCATTTCTGTTTTTCAAGGGAATTTTCTCTAAATACTATCGATTAATCGCGCTCTCCCTGATTGTTGTTTTCATGTATGGAGGAATGGTTTGGTTTGTAGTTCCCGTAGATCCGGGAATTTCCTGGGAAGGCCATTTATCAGGACTGGCAGTAGGACTATTATTTGCTGTTATATTTAAGCAGAAGATCCTGAAGAGACCTAAGTTTGAATGGGAGACACCGGAGTATAAAGAAGAGGAAGATGAATTTATGCGACAGTTTGATGAAAAGGGAAATTTTATTGAGAGTAGGGAAGAAGATGTAGAAATAGAAAAAGAAGGACTGGAACAGAAGCAGAAAGTTACATATAAATATTTTTACAGAAGTTCAGGTGAAGATGACGGTTCGTAA
- a CDS encoding SusD/RagB family nutrient-binding outer membrane lipoprotein, producing MMGQNYTAIIEERDRGINHLGNMLMYNWSQADGFSWYTDEFQYLVTSTFYGAIFNYTYSNPLKQYQAIDNLEGDEFGYYKAIAKIMKAYHFQILVDTYGDVPYTEALQRGGDATPAYDDAQMIYDDLIVQLNTAIDLINSTDGNTEITPVVPGVDDIMFEGDMTAWKQFANNLKARILTRVSDLSDKQSFIQTEMAKTAEEGFYFGNVSINPGYSQDNDRQNPKWDDFGLDVSGSKTLTNDATAATQYVLNYLTTTDDPRIDRLFEEPATGHLGIPQGLTDYDVPVVDAYIPANVSNIGPGILKSASQDAIIYTEAELYLNLAELAFKGLYSGDPQELYESGIQASFDYLGA from the coding sequence ATGATGGGACAGAATTACACGGCCATTATTGAAGAAAGAGACAGGGGGATAAACCACCTTGGGAATATGTTGATGTACAACTGGAGTCAGGCTGATGGTTTTTCCTGGTACACTGATGAATTTCAGTATTTAGTTACATCGACATTTTATGGAGCGATTTTTAATTACACTTATTCTAATCCTTTAAAACAATATCAGGCTATAGATAATCTGGAAGGAGATGAATTTGGTTACTACAAAGCTATTGCAAAGATTATGAAAGCTTATCATTTTCAAATCCTTGTTGATACTTATGGGGATGTACCTTATACTGAAGCTCTTCAAAGAGGTGGAGACGCTACTCCTGCTTATGACGATGCGCAAATGATTTATGATGATTTAATTGTTCAATTAAATACAGCAATTGACCTAATTAATTCAACTGACGGAAATACAGAAATTACACCAGTAGTGCCGGGAGTTGATGATATCATGTTTGAAGGGGATATGACCGCATGGAAACAATTTGCAAATAATCTTAAAGCTCGAATTTTAACTCGTGTATCGGATCTTTCTGATAAACAAAGTTTTATTCAAACTGAAATGGCAAAAACAGCGGAAGAGGGTTTTTACTTTGGGAATGTTAGCATTAATCCCGGATATTCACAGGATAATGATAGACAAAACCCTAAGTGGGATGATTTTGGTTTAGATGTAAGTGGATCTAAAACCTTAACTAACGATGCTACTGCAGCAACTCAATATGTATTAAATTATTTGACAACTACTGACGACCCGAGAATAGACCGTTTATTTGAAGAACCAGCTACAGGTCACTTAGGTATCCCACAGGGACTAACAGATTATGATGTCCCGGTTGTCGATGCATATATTCCTGCTAATGTTTCGAACATTGGACCAGGAATTTTAAAAAGTGCAAGTCAGGATGCAATAATTTATACTGAAGCTGAATTATACTTAAATCTAGCTGAGTTAGCATTTAAAGGTTTGTATTCAGGAGATCCACAGGAACTTTATGAATCTGGTATTCAGGCTTCATTTGACTATTTAGGTGCTTAG
- the rlmB gene encoding 23S rRNA (guanosine(2251)-2'-O)-methyltransferase RlmB: MEENTTIFGIRTVIEAIESEKNIDKIYIQKGLSGPLMQELQKLVGKQEYNISYVPVEKLNKLAQGNHQGVVAKVSPVKFQNLEELVAKRIEEVGTPPLFLLLDQVTDARNFGAIIRTGECCGVDAIIIQGKGGAPVNADTVKTSAGAVFNIPLVKVNHIKDAIYYLQASGIKVVAATEKTTSHLYELDFSLPVALVMGSEEKGVSSSILKIVDETAKLPMFGSIASLNVSVACGAFLYEIVRQRM; this comes from the coding sequence ATGGAAGAAAACACTACTATTTTCGGCATACGAACCGTTATTGAAGCTATTGAAAGCGAAAAAAATATAGATAAGATCTATATTCAAAAAGGTCTCTCAGGACCCTTGATGCAGGAACTTCAGAAATTGGTAGGAAAACAGGAGTATAATATATCATATGTTCCAGTAGAGAAACTTAACAAACTGGCGCAGGGAAACCACCAGGGAGTTGTAGCAAAAGTTTCTCCAGTAAAGTTTCAAAATCTGGAAGAGCTGGTTGCAAAAAGAATAGAAGAGGTAGGAACCCCTCCCCTTTTTCTTTTATTAGACCAGGTTACTGATGCTCGAAATTTCGGTGCAATAATTAGAACAGGAGAATGTTGTGGAGTAGATGCGATTATCATCCAGGGCAAAGGTGGCGCTCCCGTTAATGCAGACACTGTCAAAACTTCAGCCGGAGCAGTTTTCAACATTCCTTTGGTTAAAGTTAACCATATAAAGGATGCTATTTACTATCTACAGGCTTCAGGAATAAAAGTTGTTGCAGCGACAGAAAAAACAACTTCTCATTTGTATGAGTTAGATTTCTCTTTACCCGTAGCTCTCGTTATGGGGAGTGAAGAAAAAGGAGTTTCCTCCTCTATTTTGAAAATTGTAGATGAAACGGCAAAATTGCCAATGTTCGGGAGTATTGCTTCTTTAAACGTCTCTGTAGCTTGTGGAGCATTCTTATATGAGATTGTAAGACAACGGATGTAA
- the rpsL gene encoding 30S ribosomal protein S12 encodes MPTISQLVRKGRAKITKKSKSAALDSCPQRRGVCTRVYTTTPKKPNSAMRKVARVRLTNGKEVNAYIPGEGHNLQEHSIVLVRGGRVKDLPGVRYHIVRGALDTAGVAGRTQRRSKYGAKRPKK; translated from the coding sequence ATGCCAACAATTTCACAATTAGTACGAAAAGGAAGAGCCAAAATAACCAAGAAGAGTAAATCGGCTGCTTTGGATTCGTGCCCTCAAAGACGGGGAGTTTGTACGCGTGTTTACACCACTACACCTAAGAAGCCTAACTCTGCTATGCGTAAAGTAGCAAGGGTAAGACTTACTAATGGAAAAGAGGTGAACGCATACATTCCTGGAGAAGGACACAATCTACAAGAGCACTCGATAGTATTGGTTAGAGGTGGAAGGGTAAAAGATTTGCCGGGAGTTCGTTATCACATTGTTCGTGGTGCCCTGGATACCGCAGGTGTTGCAGGAAGAACTCAACGTAGATCTAAATACGGAGCAAAGCGTCCAAAGAAGTAA
- a CDS encoding SusD/RagB family nutrient-binding outer membrane lipoprotein — translation MLSDASSYYNQNAANIGWSASSDKIEAIITQKWIATNGINAEQSWYDYNRTGFPENLPISLQASTPDRPVRLAYPASELTSNGNNVPSQPDVFNTKIFWAN, via the coding sequence GTGCTTAGTGATGCTTCTTCATACTACAATCAAAATGCGGCTAATATTGGTTGGTCTGCATCTTCAGACAAAATAGAAGCTATTATTACTCAAAAATGGATCGCAACTAACGGTATAAATGCTGAACAATCCTGGTATGATTACAATAGAACAGGTTTTCCGGAGAATTTACCTATTTCACTTCAGGCAAGCACACCAGATCGTCCGGTGAGACTAGCATATCCGGCAAGTGAATTGACATCTAACGGAAATAATGTTCCATCACAACCAGATGTATTCAATACTAAGATATTTTGGGCTAATTAA
- a CDS encoding replication-associated recombination protein A has translation MNEPLAERLRPANLEAYLSQQHLIGENGALRKQIKSGNIPSLILWGPPGVGKTTLANIIATESKRPFYTLSAINSGVKDVREIIDKAKKGDGLFTTKNPILFIDEIHRFSKSQQDSLLGAVEKGWVTLIGATTENPSFEVISALLSRCQVYTLKPFSKEELIALLTRAMKEDPVINSREVILTETEAILRLSGGDARKLLNIFELLVTSAEGKVEITNEMVLNQVQQNTVLYDKTGEQHYDIVSAFIKSIRGSDPNAAVYWLARMIEGGEDVKFIARRMLILASEDIGNANPTALVMANNTFQAVTTIGFPESRIILSQCAIYLATSPKSNASYMAINSAISLVKKTGNLPVPLSLRNAPTKLMKDLGYGDDYQYAHNYKNNFAEAEFLPEQVKETLLYNPGNNPRENSQREFLKKRWKTKYGY, from the coding sequence ATGAATGAACCACTTGCAGAAAGATTACGACCAGCAAACCTGGAAGCTTATTTAAGCCAGCAACACCTCATTGGTGAAAATGGGGCCTTGAGAAAACAAATTAAAAGCGGAAATATCCCTTCATTGATTTTATGGGGACCTCCCGGGGTAGGTAAAACCACATTAGCCAATATTATCGCAACCGAAAGCAAACGCCCCTTTTATACCCTGAGCGCAATAAACAGCGGAGTCAAAGATGTACGTGAGATCATTGACAAAGCAAAAAAAGGTGACGGTTTATTTACTACAAAAAACCCAATCCTTTTTATTGATGAGATCCACCGGTTTAGCAAGTCTCAACAGGATTCTTTATTGGGAGCAGTTGAAAAGGGATGGGTGACCTTAATTGGAGCAACTACAGAGAATCCAAGCTTTGAAGTTATTTCGGCTTTACTTTCCCGGTGCCAGGTTTATACTTTGAAACCCTTTTCTAAAGAAGAACTTATTGCCTTACTCACCCGGGCGATGAAAGAAGATCCCGTTATTAATTCCCGGGAGGTGATCCTAACTGAAACCGAAGCAATTTTACGGTTAAGCGGCGGAGATGCCAGAAAGCTTCTGAACATTTTTGAACTCCTGGTTACTTCAGCTGAAGGGAAGGTGGAAATAACCAATGAAATGGTATTAAACCAGGTACAGCAAAACACTGTCTTATATGACAAAACAGGAGAACAACATTATGATATCGTTTCCGCTTTTATTAAATCCATTAGGGGAAGTGATCCCAATGCAGCAGTTTACTGGCTGGCGAGAATGATAGAAGGTGGTGAAGATGTGAAATTCATAGCAAGAAGAATGCTTATTTTGGCGAGTGAAGATATTGGTAATGCAAATCCTACTGCGCTGGTTATGGCTAATAATACTTTTCAGGCAGTGACAACAATAGGTTTTCCTGAATCACGTATAATCTTAAGTCAATGTGCAATTTATCTTGCGACCTCTCCTAAGAGCAACGCTTCTTATATGGCCATAAATTCCGCAATAAGTTTAGTCAAAAAAACAGGAAATTTACCTGTACCTCTTTCCTTAAGAAATGCACCTACTAAACTAATGAAGGATTTAGGTTATGGTGATGATTATCAATACGCGCACAATTATAAAAATAATTTTGCCGAAGCAGAGTTCCTTCCGGAGCAAGTTAAGGAAACCCTATTGTACAATCCTGGTAACAATCCAAGGGAAAACTCCCAAAGAGAATTCCTGAAGAAACGTTGGAAAACTAAATATGGTTATTGA
- a CDS encoding carboxypeptidase-like regulatory domain-containing protein → MKNKLSGILTLLLVLVVQLSFAQQKTITGTVTDEGGLPLPGVNVLIEGTTRGVQTDFDGNYSIQASQGETLVFSFVGMETAEYVVGNIDEIDVVLAPDAAQLEEVVVTAFGIKREKRTLAYTTETVGEELLNQAQPVSAANALA, encoded by the coding sequence ATGAAAAACAAATTAAGTGGAATTCTAACACTATTATTAGTGTTAGTTGTGCAACTTTCGTTTGCACAACAAAAAACGATAACCGGAACGGTTACCGATGAAGGAGGTTTACCTTTACCTGGGGTAAACGTATTAATTGAAGGAACTACCAGAGGGGTTCAAACAGATTTTGATGGAAATTATTCCATCCAGGCCTCTCAGGGTGAAACCCTTGTATTCTCTTTCGTGGGCATGGAAACTGCAGAATATGTAGTAGGAAACATCGATGAGATCGATGTGGTACTAGCTCCAGATGCTGCCCAATTAGAAGAAGTAGTAGTCACCGCCTTTGGTATAAAAAGGGAAAAGAGAACCCTGGCTTATACAACCGAGACGGTTGGCGAAGAATTGCTAAACCAGGCGCAACCTGTAAGTGCTGCAAATGCTCTTGCTTAA
- the rpsJ gene encoding 30S ribosomal protein S10, with amino-acid sequence MSQKIRIKLKSYDHNLVDKSAEKIVKTVKTTGAVVTGPIPLPTHKKIFTVLRSPHVNKKAREQFQLSSYKRLLDIYSSSSKTIDALMKLELPSGVEVEIKV; translated from the coding sequence ATGAGTCAAAAAATAAGAATAAAATTAAAATCCTACGATCACAACCTGGTAGACAAATCTGCAGAGAAGATCGTTAAGACCGTAAAAACTACGGGAGCTGTAGTAACGGGGCCAATCCCGCTTCCTACTCATAAGAAGATCTTTACTGTATTACGTTCTCCTCACGTTAATAAAAAGGCGAGAGAGCAATTTCAATTAAGCTCGTACAAAAGATTACTGGATATTTACAGTTCATCTTCAAAGACGATCGATGCTTTAATGAAACTTGAGCTTCCAAGCGGGGTAGAAGTAGAGATTAAGGTGTGA
- a CDS encoding TonB-dependent receptor plug domain-containing protein: protein MLRGLRSISQSNSALIVIDGIIATQQTFDALNPQDIASLNVLKGATAAALYGSQAK from the coding sequence ATTTTAAGGGGTTTAAGATCTATAAGTCAAAGTAACAGTGCTCTTATTGTTATTGATGGAATTATTGCTACTCAACAAACATTTGATGCTTTAAACCCTCAGGACATTGCTAGCCTTAACGTATTGAAAGGTGCCACTGCTGCGGCATTATATGGATCACAGGCTAAGTAA